In Oncorhynchus tshawytscha isolate Ot180627B linkage group LG01, Otsh_v2.0, whole genome shotgun sequence, the genomic stretch CTTCAGGTCTCGTCATGTGAGTGTGTTTTGGCCAGCAACCTTCCTTGCACCATACTGTACCAGGTTGTGACGTTTTGTGCTGCGCTATGCGGTAGacaccacagtgtgtgtgtgtgtgttacggtgtgcgtgtgtgtgtgtgttttagacgGAATACTCTGGGTACTGTTAGGCTGGGTCTCATGTTTGCTTCCACAGGCTCAGAGCCGGTAGCCCAGTGCCAAGTTGGCAGTGttttcaatcacacacacacacggcggcAAGGACACACACACCGCTGTGTTGGGAGGGGCAGGGCACAGAGGAATCAAAGccgctctctctcatttcctgCTGAGGAGTGTGAGGCAGGCAGAGGTGAGCTGAGGACACGCTCAGAACCCAGCATCCCCTCCATTACTAAGACGATGGGAGGGGCGTGGTTGTTTTGGAAACAGCTGGTGTTTGCGTTTATATGAACAACTCTCAATCTGGGAGATAAACAGGGTGATGACTGCCTTCTTGATCCAACCCTCTATCAAatcagacagacagtagtctaCTGGTTAAACAAGAGTTGGGAGTCTGGAgggaccaacagacagacagtagtctaCTGGTTAAACAAGAGTTAGGGGTCTGGAgggaccaacagacagacagtagtctactggttaaactagAGTTAGGAGTCTGGAgggaccaacagacagacagtagtctactggttaaactagAGTTAGGAGTCTGgagggacaaacagacagacagtagtcaatcaaatcaatcaaatgtatttataaagcccttcttacatcagctgatgtcacaaagtgctgtacagaaacccagcctaaaacgccaaacagcaagcaatgcaggtgtcgaagcaaggtggctaggaaaaactccctagaaaggcttgttctaggtcccaagaatcaaagagatcttctgttgaatctgacagttaatcttaatggttgtacagtcgtctcaaataaaactgtgaaggacctcggcgttactctggaccctgatctctcttttgaagaacatatcaagactgtttcaaggacagctttgttccatctacgtaacattgcaaaaatcagaaactttctgtccaaaaatgatgcagaaaaattaatccatgcttttgtcacttctaggttagactactgcaatgctctacattccggctacccggataaagcactaaataaacttcagttagtgctaaatacagctgctagaatcctgactagaaccaaaacatttgatcatattactccagtgctagcctccctacactggcttcctgtcatggcaagggctgatttcaaggttttactgctaacctacaaagcattacatgggcttgctcctacctatctctctgatttggtcctgccgtacatacctacacgtacgctacggtcacaagacgcaggcctcctaattgtccttataatttctaagcaaacagctggaggcagggctttctcctatatagctccatttttatggaatggtctgcctacccatgtgagagatgcaaactcggtctcaacctttaagtctttactgaagactcatctcttcagtgggtcatatgattgagtgtagtctggcccaggagtgtgaaggtgaacggaaagtcCCCAGTcccctggccgtgctgctgctccagtttcaactgttctgcctgtgattattattatttgaccatgctggtcatttatgaacatttgaacatcttggccatgttctgttataatctccacccggcacagccagaagaggactggccaccccacatagcctggttcctctctaggtttcttcctaggttttggcctttctagggagtttttcctagccaccatgcttctacacctgcattgcttgctgtttggggttttaggctgggtttctgtacagcactttgagatatcagctgatgtacgaagggctatataaatacatttgatttgatttgttatgttcaacataggagggccaagcacaggaagcagctctttcagtagtttagtttgaATAGGGTCCTGTACGCatcttgaaggtttagaggccatgattaagagatatagtattaaaaacttgagtgtctcccttgatcctaggtcctggcagtgttgtgtagACTCGGGACAACTAAGCTTTTTCGGGACAACTAAGTCCGTAATtttttttctaatgatcatgaccttttcgtcaaagaagttcatgaatttatcactgctgaagtgaaagccatcctctcttggggaatgttgctttttgcgacagtatcaaaaatacattttgaattgttcttattctcctcaattaagttggaaaaataggatgatgtagcagcagtgagggctcgtCGAATACTGTACCGTCtctccaagctagtcggaagacttccaattTGCTGTAGCTCCATTTcctttccaattttctggaagcttcagagctcgggtattttctgtataccagggagctagtttcttatgacaattttttgtttgtttttaggggtgcgactgcatctagggtattacacaAGGTTCAATTGAGttggtggttaactgatttttgtactctgacgtccttgggtaggtggagggagtctggaagggcatctaggaatcattaggttgtccgagaatttatagcatggcttttgatgatccttggtttgggtctgagcagattatttgttgcaattgcaaacgcaATACAATGGTGGTCGATAGTCCAGAATTATGacgaaaaacattaagatcctcaacatttattccacgggacagaGTATGACTGGTAGTgagtaggtctggagacatgttggacaaaacccactgagtcgatgatggctccaaaagccttttggagtgggtctgtggacttttccatgtgaaaattagtcaccaaaaatttgaatagtatctgccatgactacaaagTCTGATAGAAATCCAgagaactcagtgaggaatgctgtatatggcccaggaggcctgttaACTTCAGCTATAAAACGtaattgagtaggctgcatagatttcatgactagaagctcaaaagatgaaaactcagtcgtttttaaaaatgttttatttgctatcgtaaatgttagcaacacctccgcctttgcgggatgcgtgggggatatggtcactagtgtaaccaggaggtgatgcCTCATtcaacacagtaaattcatcaggcttaagccatgtttcagtcaggccaatcacatcaagattctgatcagtgattagttaattgactataactgccttggaagtgagggttccaacattaagtagccctattttgagatgtgagatatcataACGTCTtccaataatgacaggaatggaggaggtctttattccagtgagattgctaaagtgAACAcggccatgtttagttttgcacaacctagatcgaggcacagacacggtctcaatggggatagctgagctgactccactaagctggcaggctggctaacagcctgctgcttGGCCTGCactctcattgtggagctagaggagttagagccctatatatgagagcacccctccagctagggtGAAGTcaatcactcctcagcaggccaggcttggtcctgtttgtaggtgagtcccagaaagaaggccaattatctacaaattctatcttttgggaggggcagaaaacagttttcaaccagcgattgagttgtgagactctgctgtagagctcatcactccccttaactgggagggggccagagacaattactcgatgccgacacatctttctagctgattacatgctgaagctatgttgtgcttggtgacctctgactctttcatcctaacatcgttggtgctgacgtggataacaatatccctattcTCGGCAGTTTTAGCCaacaccatcttcagattagccttaacgtcggtagccctgcccccggtaaacagtgtatgatcgctggatgattcgttttaagtctaatactgcgggtaatggagtcgccaatgactagggttttcaatttgtcagagctaatggtgggaggcttcggcgtctcagaccccataACGGGAGTAGAGatcagagaaggctcggcctctgactccaacccattgcttaatggggagaaccgatTGAATGTTTCTGtcagctgaatgagcgacaccggttgagcattcctacagcatttccttccagaagccatgagaaaattgtctggctgcggggactgtgcgaaGGGATTTaaactactatctgtacttactggttgCACAGACGCTGAAACAGTGTCCTTTCCCACACTTGCCTTTCCCACAGTGTCCTTTCccaaattacccttgcctaactattgcgtctgaagctgggcttgtagcacagctatcctcgccgtaaggcaatcgttctcctgtatattatgagtacagcgtctgcaattagaaggcatcatgttaatgttactactgtgCTTCGTCTGGTttaggtcctgacgaaccatgtccagataaagcgtccagggtgaaaaagttgaatgaaaaaagttgagcgagggaaaaactaaaaatataaacggtaactAAAAACCataaagttggcaggtagcaaagtaaggttagcaacaaaccgcacagcagcacgtaaacaagtaTACTGGTTAAACTAGTTAAGAGTCTAGAgggaccaacagacagacagtagtcaaCTGGTCAAACTAGAGTTAGGAGTACTTCGGTCTGACACTGGACTGGTGGATTAAATCCCTGTTCCTCTCTAGAGTAGCCAGGCGTGTCGATTAGGATTCATCCATCTTCTCTGTGTCACGGTTAAAACATTTAGATTCACCCAAGCTGACTCACCCTTTCTCCCTCAACTCTtttctctatctatatctacCCATCTCTTCTCTAAATCTATCTCTATATCTTTCACCAACTGATGGCTACATTCAGTTCAGTCACAACTAAAGAGAGATCATACTGTGTAGGTTGACATACAATATTTATTTAGGAACACAAAAAATGCTAAGTTAATTATCAGGTAGTCCACAAATATTGTGGGAATGGTAATACAGTCACACAGGGGGAAACATACACTGAAAAACCATTCAGGTATAGGCCATCCCAAGATTCCCAGATTCAAACAAAAATGATGGAAAAGGGATGAACTGAAACATTATTTTAGTAAAATTAAAGATGGTTTACTCAGAATTATAATTATATTTTCCTGAAAATGTTCTGCCTAAAAAAAGAACTTACATAAACAATGATTTCTAGCTGGGTTTATTTTATATTCTTTATTCAATTGAAATAACCCAAGGACAACAAAACTGAACGGGGCTGTCCCTGCATGTGAATATTGTCTTAAATCAATGCTTTACATAATCTGCTATAGGCAGGATCACAGTACACGCGTGATCATAACCAGTTGTATTATGCTGCTATACAAATTATAAATCAGAGGGATAACCCATGTAGTATCCCCTGCGCCAACAGCCAGAAACACGTCTCGGTTTCAAGTGTTTGCTACAAGACAGTATCCCTCATGCAAAATGGCAAGTTCTGCTTTACAAATGGTCAATGTATTTATAGTAGTCTGTTTTTTCTGTAGATTTATTATTAGCTTCTCCGATTGGCTCTTCCcaaacacaacataaacaaaTCCCGCCCACTCTCGAATCCTCCAAaaccccatccatccctcccaccAAGAAAAACATGAACTTTAATATATCAAACCATGATTTTTATATAATACCCAAATCTGCAGAACCATTGCAGTGGCCTGTTCTATCTTCCAGAACAGGTTAATAGTAAAGCATCACCCTTCATTGGAAAGAAAAGCTATAGCAGTGAACAGTGTCATCGTCATGAGAAAATACCAGAGTTGAAAAATTAcaatcagtttaaaaaaaaaattctgcattGTCAAACAGTTGAGAATCCCTGATAGGCTGAAAAAAGTCAGGTGACCACCAGGTGAGGTAAGAAGAGTTCCACCTTCCGATGGGTAATGAAAACTATGTCACTGTTTCTTCTGCTCGCTAGTTGAGTGTGTAAGTGTGCATGACGGTTACACTGCACACATGTTGAGAATACTAGAGTAAAACATTACACTGccagattctctctctccatgcaacACAAACACTTCTTATCACAGGTCCCCAGTAGAGGGAAAACACTGGATggacagattctctctctctccatgcaacGCAAACACATCTTATCACTGTTCTCCAGTAGAGAGAAAACACTGGATggacagattctctctctctccatgcaacGCAAACACATCTTATCACTGTTCTCCAGTAGAGGGAAAACACTGGATGGacagattctctctctccatgcaacACAAACACTTCTTATCACAGGTCCCCAGTAGAGGGGAAACACTGGATGGacagattctctctctccatgcaacACAAACACATCTTATCACAGGTCCCCATTAGAGGGGAAACACTGGATGGacagattctctctctccatgcaacACAAACACTTCTTATCACAGGTCCCCATTAGAGGGGAAACACTGGATGGacagattctctctctccatgcaacACAAACACTTCTTATCACAGGTCCCCAGTAGAGGTAAAACACTGGATGGacagattctctctctccatgcaacACAAACACTTCTTATCACAGGTCCCCagtataggggaaacactggatggacagattctctctctccatgcaacACAAACACTTCTTATCACAGGTCCCCAGTAGAGGTAAAACACTGGATGGacagattctctctctccatgcaacACAAACACTTCTTATCACAGGTCCCCagtataggggaaacactggatGGACAGAcaaaaagaaaagaagaagaacaagagaaGAAACAGTTGCTGCCTTTTAAATGTCAGAAAACATAAGCATGATGGTGATTACCTTTAGTTCCATACATTTCTTTGTCTTATCTATACATTTActgagagagaagaaaaacaaactAACAAAGATTTCAGTTGCTCTCTTATTGCTAAGTGTGTGCACTGCTTTTTCCATTAAAATGTTTTCCTTTTGATTCCTTATTTGAATCATTTTCTCCACCTCTTGTTGAAATGTCCACATTATGTAGTTGCTTGGTTTTTCTTGGTTTACGTAGCTGTCTTTGTCTTCACCCTCCCATCCTCAATTGGAAAGAGACACCTtcacctttcctttcctcctcacccatccctccctctcccttcctccccccagGGCCATCCAGTCCTGGCCCCTCATCTCTCGGCCTCCATGGCCACACTCGCCTTCTGTTCGGTGGCCGGGTGTTGGTGGGTGTGGGGGTTAATGGTGACCCCCGTGGGCCAGGCTGCAGGGTGGGAGGGTGGCTCCCCCTGAATCCAGAGTCCCTGACCCTGTGGGCCGCTCATGGGCATGGGGGGCGGTGGCACGCCCCAGCAATcgtgtggaggagggggagaggtggccATGGAGGCCATGGGGCTGCTGGTGGTGAAGCTCTCTGAGGCCTTCAGCCGGGAAAACATGGTGAGGGCGTCAGGGAAGTTGGGTGGGGTGGccggtgtgttagctggggtgcacatctggaggagagagacagagatgttagaGGGACAGAAGAGGAGGAGCCCATACTGTTCATAAACATCACTGTGTGACACACCATCACTGTGTGTGACACACCATCACTGTGTGTGAcacgtttcaggaaactaggcgtatgtcatgGTCgatacttcacaggagagccgtttgaactcTAAAATCAAAATagttttttgggcagaaatgccttgtGAATTTTCAATTGCCTTAatttttatttatctaggcaagttacttgagaacaaattcttattttcaaagacagcctaggaacagtgggttaacttccttgttcaggggcagaacgacagatttttaccttgtcagctcagggattcgatctttcaacctttcggttattagacCAACGCTATAagtactaggctacctgctgccccatacactgagagtttggattggtctgccatatagtacgcttctgtctatttgagctggtcagtatgtctaggaaACCTGTCTAACGCTGCTTATAAAAACATGTATTGCGTAGTAAAACTTAAcgaaagactccactatgcaagtatccatttcaatagaatgtcaacACAAACAACTGTGTCAGAGCACTCTGTccgagtgtgccagagcgcagaataactgatgaatgtACACACGCTCAACACCGGTTGGATTTGGCTGGCGTCAGTAAACACggcaaaaaaagcgtaattaaattgttgccaggagaacagttacagtcaccaacactctggagaacatgaaaacagcctaaccagctctgctagggtgagtaaaatggtcagagtttggGTGGGGGCTAAAGTTTAAGCTGATTCTTATGGCATTGCACACAGGtagtgtgaaccagagtgacttgacacaacaacGGACCAAGCAAGCTGTACAAACAAAAAGGAAACGATACAGGACTTATTATTTAAtgaaaggggttgcagtctgaaccgatttggttaactttagctagctacaacaatcggtttgtattgctagtactctaAGGATTGatattatggttcattgtttagctagctagcttcaggtATAAACAAAAGACTAAGTTAaagcttactgttagctagctagctgatgttagatggctggctggctcgctagctaacattacatctaTGATCTGTGTGTAGTAATGTTATCTTAGAATGCcaagctagctatgacaatcggtttgtatgTCTAGTACTCTATGGATTGGCATTATGCTACATTGTTTAGCTAGCATGCCTGAACAAAAAAGACTCCACTTTGCCAGATGATTACAcaacccatcaagttagccaggtgtgtctgacaGTGATTACGGCTAtctatgcttttgtcacttctaggttagactactgcaatgctctactttccggctacccggataaagcactaaataaactttagttagtgctaaatacggctgctagaatcctgactagaaccaaaaaacttgatcatattactccagtgctagcctccctacactggcttcctgtcatggcaagggctgatttcaaggtttttactgctaacctacaaagcattacatgggcttgctcctacctatctctctgatttggtcctgccgtacatacctatatgtacgctacggtcacaagacgcaggcctcctaattgtccctagaatttctaagcaaacagctggaggcagggctttctcctatagagctccatttttatggaatggtctgcctacccatgtaagagacgcaaactcggtctcaacctttaagtctttactgaagactcatctcttcagtgggtcatatgattgagtgtagtctggcccaggagtgggaaggtgaacggaaaggctctggagcaacgaaccgcccttgctgtctctccctGGCCGGTCCCTGGCCggttccactgggattctctgcctctaaccctattacaggggctgagtcactggcttactggggctctttcataccgtccctaggaggggtgcgtcacatgagtgggttgagtcactgatgtgatcttcctgtctgggttggcgcccccccttgggatGTGCCgcggcggagatctttgtgggctatactcggccttgtctcaggatggtaagttggtggttgaagatatccctctagtggtgtgggggctgtgctttggcaaagtgggtggggttatatccttcctgtttggccctgtccgggggtgtgcAGCTCTGCACATTTGTAGCTAAGTTAAACTTAGCTGACAATGATGAATTTAAAAAATGGTATCAagttttaaattacattttcttttcatGAACTTATCTTACTGTTATTTTGTTGTTTGCAGGTGCACTGTCCTTCTGGCTCTATGCAGCCAAGTCCCATCTAATTTTTAATAACTCCTCGCAAGTGTGGCTTGTTTGGTGTCTGCTGTGAAGGAATACCACAACAAGTCAACTACTTGATTGATGAAAGCATGTCAttcagcaaaggcagcagcgcagtcatcaactacatgcaccatttcttcaccaactacggagttggggaaacacgtgtggacctgaattgtaataactgcagtggccaaaacaagaacaagtttgtgctctggtattgtgcctggCGGACCATGCACAAGCTCACAGTCTGGACCTTGACTTCCTGATCCCAGGCCACACCAAGTTGCCCCTGACTGGTGCTTCAGCCTCATCAAGCAgcgcttcagaaagaccagagtgaacacttgGTCTGAGATGGCTGGTGTTGTGAAGAacagcactgtgacaggggtcaacatcccacagctggttggactggaggatggtacggtgctggtggaacgctatggctggcaacaacacctgactccgtacttcaggccgctgccacagatcaagcagtaccagcTCTTCAGGTGAATAGCATTTTCATTGAattgtatgaggttattcttcctatctaaacttgggaggtgaattgatgtaGTTCAAGGTTGTAATGTCTTtttgttatttcctgttttacagcttcgatGCTCTGAAGCCTGATGTTGTCACCAAGGAGCATTGGACTCAGTCGGGGCCAGGTTTTAGCTGCTGCGCaacgctgacatccttcctcccatagatggtctgcctgtacaagcaccacctggactggacactgCTAGACAAACTTAtatttttgagaagatcagggagttttgcaACAAAGAGGCTATGGACATCAGATGCCCTGCATCAAAGTTAAggacaggacagaaacaggctctccgaatatagatttccttgttcatgcgtggttcggacggaccagtcatcagcacaatctgcagtgcctctattcaaatgactctctcctaacacacaccAAACGTTGTTgctactatttatttttttatcctgctgctcagccactttacccctg encodes the following:
- the LOC112258898 gene encoding UBA-like domain-containing protein 1, whose product is MDELKHQVMINQFVLTAGCAADQAKQLLQAAHWQFETALSAFFQETNIPYGHHHQMMCTPANTPATPPNFPDALTMFSRLKASESFTTSSPMASMATSPPPPHDCWGVPPPPMPMSGPQGQGLWIQGEPPSHPAAWPTGVTINPHTHQHPATEQKASVAMEAER